The DNA window tggaacaagcttcctgaagacctgaggtctgctaacactgtcagttcattataatcagggcttaaaacgtttctgttgctgctttgtttcaataaattaaatcagCAGGAGTTTAGTTGTACGCTGCCTCTACAATCTCACTTCTTTTTagttaactgtttatttgtgttttgggcttttagactttttaaaattgttttttaaattgacaatgAACGTGTTTGTAAGTCCCACACCAAAGTTCCGAAATACCGAAAAAGTACCACAGCTGCAATGatgcttttggtactggaacttctggtactggtactcgactggaagttaatggaaaagggaaagaaccaaaagtaccgaacctggtgcagtggaaaagcaccctgaataaacttgccttacttagcaattggatttaaagtccactgagataaaaagctcatgtaaatgtgaaagaccaggaggcagcgggagagagaaagagaagctccacttgcagtagaaaatgaaacacaataaaacacaataaaacacactccagctcatacagggagagagaagtgtatgtgtgaacagactcacagtgtaagaattctactctggtcctgggcactaataccggtaggacggtgtctttggtaactagaaggagacagagagaaacagggatgtgagtaaaaggaatttacttgtgggagatggacttcactcactgtggagataacagcagtagggtattatcattatgagggacaataacaggcattttaacaaactgcaaatcatggtatgttacacataatacagatttttggtttctataatgtagaagaaacatgtttcgtgtgatctgggttttgcagccagtagaatgtgaagctctttcaccagttaccacaaagatttaaacttatagtaaacaaactgacttggtcacacaaatgtgaggctgactgtactgcatactctctctgcacGGTCTACATCGGGGGGGCAACTCTACCCGCAAAGTCCAGTGTGTACGCAggtctttggggtaacctttaggtcagctgttcaaccccaggtgtgagacccttcagcaaaagcagccctttctgggtaagattggccagccctggtctatattaacatgaacagactagaaaatgtattaacctggtgatggatctctgccattttcattctgcaaacattctccagttgatctttcagttcagaaaccgccttcctcaaattcccaaaatcagatctgggactgacagagattctgggtccaaatccagcttcaggagtgacaggaagagcctggcgcctctacagacacacagtctgattaaacagcttcatcaatacaaatgtatattgcaatctaattaacagAACCTTTAACATCTGACAAATGACAGACtagttgaaatacaaatgagaacatgcattcatttgaatactctggtttttttattgccaaagtagctgttctgttacctggaggaaatggatgtgatcctctgtgtgtgaaagctgctccagctcagagtgtctcctcttcagttcatcaatctcctgcttcagtctgTCCATGTCTCCTTTagcctgactcactgcagccttctcctgatctctgatcagctttgtcacctcagagcgtcttctctcaatggagcggatcatctcagtgaagatcctctcgctgtcctccactgctgactgtgctgagctctgttggtgacacagggagcagaggacagtaaattacaattggccccttttgagactccagagagcctcattgtacaatagagatgtgagctgacaggaggtataaaaacagcacagggctggggtttggagcgtcaccatgctggattcctcaggtactgaaacccagccagcactgattggaaatgatcacTGATTAAGCTCAttcactgtcagctgcagggatttggcagagactggtggctgtatggggcaggttggttgtcaccattaggtctcagtttaataggtgacttttttagtgtttatttgcattatgcTGGGTTATGaaaagtttcatttttctcaaataggccttttatggtatttttttaaataaataaactactactgctgcaacacttggttaaactctgtaatccagcaactttatcccactgacccagaataaaccacagcagcattaatttgattaatccgcgcaagtctgtaaatctacaatctgttgaatctgaaagaagattcattatgatcacaagccagctgttatcttctcctcaggttcatactcacagtgattgaggccacagcctctctcagctcctgtagctccttctctctcatctgaattctctgctgaaattccctctgtgtttcacccatttgtttctacagataggaaacaagatgacaaaacaagtttgtttcattagctgagattacattcatttatcatcctgtccagggtggaccccagccttgggccctatgctgcctgggaaaagctccaggcactccccctgaccctgacctggattaccggataggagatggatggatggatggatattcattaatgatttattgactgtaggtaggattcaatggacatagaccctttggtcctgtttccacctggtattaacatgcgtcctgggtgatccaatcacaagtggacagcgctaATTACCCAGGACGCATTGAAGATACATTGAGATCCGATCACTCAACCCACATTGGGAGTTGGTCTGGGCTgcatatggccacattcttatagcaatgtgaaggcgaatgtgtcctgggctgcactgcaggaccggctactcaactgacgtcctattagattgatgtcagatcacatgtcagttgataatgggccactgtgtataaactgcactgtgaacaacaataatgcatcttttctcctgcGACACTGAAACCTCTGAATCTGCTGGgaagttggtttaatattggactgttgtgacccattcatatggaaactgtgtcaaagtctgcatcactgatgttccacgcaaattcagaaaggaaaatgtgtaaaatgggattcattaaagattcttcagaatttgaacatatcatatatttaatgtgcatgttggggcgcagcctggtgcaggcagggaaacaaggtgaggatccacttaaaagctccaagacaaagggaattaaggagactgaaccaaactggaaagacacacaataaaggaacaataaggggtcaaaactcaccagggaaaaagtagctaagaaaatgacacgtagactaacagagggaatggggcagctagtgatgttaagcttgacaataaaaaagcgattcactacattctgaagcacagcttcagtttccttcgttccaccctgaacacgtgaccatggtcatctgaagcttcattctgcactcaaccatgtgactgctttggaaacaaacaatcctcattaccggttttaaacctgttgtacagcacatatttcggcgtacacacacactgcagcgtaagttttaatcatcataataatttaataataatccattttcaataattaatttaataataataatagtatgaataataataataattgtatgagtacataatatcagatttgggtgagggtattacccaataatctgtataattttcccagtatagagaccaagaaacaaatgattgatgaggctttggtcaatatgcacaacccttcaccatagtggataacgcaggatttagggaggttgtggggatcctggatccaacctacattctcccatccaggcaaacatgaaagggtttggtgacagaaacatttaagatagaaaaagagaaagcaaaggaagaggtgagaaaggccaaagcagtaagactaacatctgacatgtggacattcatacatatggaagcttatttagcagtcaaatgccattttataaatgataagactgagctgtcgaccgtattattgggagcaggaaaattcccagagtctcattctgcagaaaacatggctgcagtcgaggcagcctgatggaggagtggggaatacagaataaagtccgatggctcacactgacgctgcacaaaatgtgattgcctgtgtcagacacacaacctGCATTGTACATGCACTGAATTTGGCTGTGAAGAAGAACATAGAACAGACACAAGGACCTGAGGATATCAGATCCAAGGTAAGACAGATTCTGTGTGACCTACTTCAGAACCAGTACAACTGCTAGAGAAAGGCTTTGTCAAATCCAGCAGCAGATGGGCAGACCCACTCTGAGAATGATTACAGAAGTGGAAACCAGCTGGAATATCACCTATTCAATGCTGCGATGATCACATGATCAAGGAGAGCCAGTTGTAGCTGCATTGGTCACTCTGAAGACAGAGCTCACATAGCATAATGAcactggccacactgctgggtccaagatataaaactgcaggtttctgttctaatgctcaggctgctgtaccGAACTAACAAAGAAGCAGATGTGACATataagacaattaaccaataacaacagtgcagggaaaacaggcaacaagtgcagtaacttatattaatgaacacaagactaggaaaactcccacaaacactgaaagtaagaaacacacacaaggaattcaatacttagaaagtacagaaacatgtggaacataataaaacaaggcacaagcttcacaagcagaacagagaactaacaaacactgggaagaatagaaaagcaataattaaatgaaagaggtgaggttggttcctgacctgcctcaaacccttaaccagctggtcccagcctctgtgtcacacactcatcccattgagtcaaatgcagccatgtggggaaaaggaagaacacaCTAGGGCCAAAGACGATGAGAGGACAAAGGGGATGGACAGCGATGGCTGCTGGCCACACGGGGAAGAGACAGAAGGATAGGCACTGAGGCGAAGCttcattatttatgtcaaagctgctccacgcgttattaatattagtgaaatgTGCCGGTAAAAATGACATGAAGGTAAAATTAAAGCGTGTAGGTAAGAATGTGTGTTCAATAGCCTAGCAAATGGATGTGTgaatagaaacatataataacagtgtaattgtttatatagttttatattgggctgtccgggggcttgaattcctggttagatattcagtcccactccagccctgactacttttactgtatttgttccaagtcagacataattcagcatatcagacaaaataatgaacctctttgttaatattttcataaattttgagcttcactggttatcattgaaagccaaaatattatccTATGGCAACCAACACAATGCTTTAAAGGCTGAACCCTTTAaccttgaatagaaaagtattaatctacgtacatcttagtaccgaaagaccttttttaacatgtacatttgtactgtgttgatgtaggtaaggtaaggtaaggtaaggtaaggtaaggtacggaggtaaggagcacacactgagtacagtgccttaccgcacccaccacacgacgaaccacctcagggatgagaacctgagtgcagccgtgcagtgggtgacacctcagcaccacaccagtcccaatggaacagtgtgagttttatccggtggctgcagtgccaatcctgcaaaaCTCCTCCTGATGCAGTATAAATATGCATGTGGATAATGTgaaaagttaaactttattgtgaaaatattattttataataataattgtctaATGAATATCGCAACATTATTACGAAACAATAAattgtaaaatttaaaaattatacatagaagacaagtgttattatgaaatataattttatgaaattcatgaaattttatgaaattatttaaaaataaaaggatacattattgaaatatttatcattttatttatattttttgatatacttattttattttgagtgtcATGGCGTCCCGTACAAACATCTTCGGCGGGCACGGCCTTACTGTACTGTGGCTCTAGTGAGTTCTTCTGTACTATGAAAGGTTACTGGCTTGTCGGatgtaaggtaccacagtttaaatggacttcatattcgtttacttacattttgcccagactaccttaaatccgacaagctagtaaccccgctagtaagaccggacaagtaggtcatgacaactttaccgaaccggacttgatctgagtgtttcgtagcaattacactaacaagtgttaagacaaaatccatttatttaaaattaacttttagataataacaataattgatactttcactgatccctttggggaaattgttttagatagaaaggggaaattcttttaaattagcctgacctgtatctccgcccttcctgtagcagctgagactgtatcatggcctctgtgttcatccatcgtagagagataacagatacactgctggtcggtacggcagtagacctccagcggtttgtcatggtgggaacagaccttgtctttcagatggccgatggcatcaatgagcttgtgctgttttgcatggtggagtttgttgtgaagctgcaggtcagtttcacagtaggaggccagacacaccaggcaggacttgacagctttgtgttttctcccagtacagacgtcacactccacatctccaggtccagcatactggtcagcaggagcagctgcttgtagtccagtcttcttcagtttctccaccacttcagccagcatggtgtttctgcccaaaacaggtctgggtatgaaggtctgtctgcactgggggcagctgtaaactccagcatgatcttcctgatcccagcagctcttaatgcagctcatacagtaactatGTCCACAGGGAATAGTTACTGGATCCTTTAGTAGATCTAGACAGATTGCACAACTTAACTCATTTACATCCACTGCaactctggcttctgccattttaccacgaacactgataggattcagtctcgttttctctcacagtcgtctgtgtgacagtgggaggaacttcctgcttctcagactgcagcaggtgtggttttggactgagaccagactgagaagagcagactgggcaaacagtggagctgcagtttatgaacaaaatagtacattatacaaactgtacccaaagcgaacatttatttatcttttatgagaataacagctactgacattgtttttctgtaaacaaactataatcctactctttgattttgtgcaatagatagaaattaggtataaaggtataagagagcagatctactgagaatgaatttctgtgtcggtttagaatcacgtttgggatcatgtggtttcaggtgaaacatgcagggatgtgcagttatagacagactgtgtcaggattagacagaacaagctttgacaagtgctgtcaatgcacagatttgtttttttacattattctatatacaatattcatgaaaatatatgtaatctcttccttttctttctgtgtgtttgtgcagggagtgtatttatgttaggaaggacagtcaagttcagagtgatcattttaatcatccaaaataattccatactctaataatgaaaattgaacactactcttatatttaagccaaaagttaatggaccagcttcagccatccccaggaacagaaagatcatatatcaaaaaagtatccaacaaattccaataattgcagtacagggttatgggacacacacatcacaggaagcacagggcacaaggcagagacaccctggatgggatgccagtccatcacagggcaaacactcactcacatgctgaggacaatcaagagacactaattcaccaaactgca is part of the Brienomyrus brachyistius isolate T26 unplaced genomic scaffold, BBRACH_0.4 scaffold33, whole genome shotgun sequence genome and encodes:
- the LOC125721480 gene encoding E3 ubiquitin-protein ligase TRIM47-like; the encoded protein is MAEARVAVDVNELSCAICLDLLKDPVTIPCGHSYCMSCIKSCWDQEDHAGVYSCPQCRQTFIPRPVLGRNTMLAEVVEKLKKTGLQAAAPADQYAGPGDVECDVCTGRKHKAVKSCLVCLASYCETDLQLHNKLHHAKQHKLIDAIGHLKDKVCSHHDKPLEVYCRTDQQCICYLSTMDEHRGHDTVSAATGRAEIQKQMGETQREFQQRIQMREKELQELREAVASITSSAQSAVEDSERIFTEMIRSIERRRSEVTKLIRDQEKAAVSQAKGDMDRLKQEIDELKRRHSELEQLSHTEDHIHFLQRRQALPVTPEAGFGPRISVSPRSDFGNLRKAVSELKDQLENVCRMKMAEIHHQLPKTPSYRY